The following coding sequences are from one Polynucleobacter sp. JS-JIR-II-50 window:
- the rsmI gene encoding 16S rRNA (cytidine(1402)-2'-O)-methyltransferase → MQFSSFDFLKQQDLPAGALYMVATPIGNLGDITLRALHVLNSVDGIACEDTRHSAALLQQFGIHKKCLALHEHNEIGGAQTVIQHLLNNERWAYISDAGTPGVSDPGARLVNEVQKAGLRVIPIPGASAVSSAISAAGSVMHHSEGRFQFVGFWPNKTKERDALLQDISSSKKASIFFESPHHIKETLTLLAKNLEADRQLLVCRELTKKFEQLVPLQAQDVASWLEVAESLKGEFVIVVAGRSANGDEAPEHSALLLWANALSPYMGSKEIAAVLSQTLGLTKKEAYQIALDAKSE, encoded by the coding sequence ATGCAATTTAGCTCTTTCGACTTCTTAAAGCAGCAGGATTTGCCTGCTGGGGCTCTATACATGGTTGCAACACCCATCGGTAATTTGGGTGACATTACCTTACGCGCCCTGCATGTTCTCAATTCAGTTGATGGGATCGCCTGTGAGGACACTAGACATAGTGCGGCATTACTCCAACAGTTTGGCATTCATAAAAAATGTTTAGCATTGCACGAACACAATGAAATTGGCGGCGCTCAAACAGTCATACAACACCTCTTAAATAATGAGCGCTGGGCTTATATTTCAGATGCCGGCACCCCAGGAGTCTCAGACCCAGGCGCAAGACTGGTAAATGAGGTTCAAAAAGCGGGGCTCAGAGTCATCCCCATTCCGGGCGCAAGCGCTGTATCAAGCGCCATCTCGGCAGCGGGCTCAGTGATGCACCACTCAGAAGGACGCTTTCAGTTTGTAGGTTTTTGGCCCAACAAAACTAAAGAGCGTGACGCTCTACTGCAGGACATCTCCAGCAGCAAAAAAGCAAGCATCTTTTTTGAGTCCCCACACCACATTAAAGAAACCCTTACATTGCTTGCAAAAAATTTAGAAGCCGATCGTCAGCTTTTAGTCTGCCGTGAGTTAACCAAAAAATTTGAGCAGCTGGTGCCACTTCAAGCGCAAGACGTTGCTAGCTGGCTAGAGGTAGCAGAGAGCCTTAAAGGTGAATTTGTCATTGTGGTCGCAGGGCGTTCGGCCAATGGCGATGAGGCTCCCGAGCATTCGGCTCTCTTGCTGTGGGCTAATGCGCTGAGCCCTTATATGGGAAGCAAAGAAATTGCCGCTGTTCTTTCGCAAACTCTAGGCCTCACAAAAAAAGAAGCCTACCAAATTGCCTTAGATGCAAAGAGTGAATAA
- a CDS encoding phosphoheptose isomerase: MEKDINERLRQRASQHFLDSIAVKQEAEKLLPESVARGVLAMVDCLRAGGKVMACGNGGSAADAQHFAAELVGRFERERQELAAIALTTDTSILTAIGNDYSYDEIFSKQVRGLGKKGDILLGISTSGNSKNVIKAIEAAKKLGMKIIAFTGNGGGKIAQLLDKDDVHLCAPSTRTARIQETHLVLLHALCDGVDHVLLD; encoded by the coding sequence ATGGAAAAAGATATCAATGAACGTTTACGTCAGCGTGCCTCCCAGCATTTTCTGGACAGCATTGCCGTAAAGCAAGAGGCTGAAAAACTGCTCCCCGAATCAGTTGCTAGGGGCGTACTGGCGATGGTGGATTGTTTGCGCGCTGGTGGTAAGGTCATGGCCTGTGGCAACGGTGGTTCTGCTGCTGATGCGCAACACTTTGCAGCAGAACTCGTTGGTCGCTTTGAGAGAGAGCGCCAAGAGTTGGCTGCGATCGCCTTGACGACAGACACTTCAATTCTTACGGCTATTGGAAATGACTATAGCTACGATGAGATTTTTAGCAAGCAGGTTCGTGGGCTTGGAAAAAAAGGAGACATCCTGTTGGGAATTTCAACCTCAGGAAATTCTAAGAATGTGATTAAAGCTATTGAGGCTGCTAAAAAGCTTGGTATGAAAATCATCGCATTTACTGGCAATGGCGGCGGCAAGATTGCTCAACTATTAGATAAAGATGATGTTCATTTGTGTGCACCATCAACGCGAACCGCGCGCATTCAAGAAACGCATTTGGTTTTGCTGCATGCTTTATGTGATGGCGTAGATCACGTACTGCTCGACTAA
- a CDS encoding BON domain-containing protein, with protein MKISPLRRLFLATLIASQLSACAVVAVGGVAAGATVLADRRTPAVQAIDKGIELEAENALAKRFGDNAHINVTSFNQKVLLTGEVKDADIKGEAGAYVKAMKNARSVFNELVVAPNSSYTSRANDSYLESKIKTQMVFTDQLPSNSMVIVAEGSSVYLMGILTQSEADLAKKIASNTNGVKDVYVYFDIISEAEKVRLEKQGKADQTQPSSPPKFQ; from the coding sequence ATGAAAATCTCACCCCTCAGAAGACTGTTTCTTGCTACCCTCATTGCTTCACAACTTTCAGCATGCGCAGTAGTTGCTGTTGGTGGGGTAGCGGCCGGGGCAACAGTGCTCGCAGATCGACGTACACCAGCCGTGCAAGCGATTGATAAAGGGATTGAGTTAGAGGCAGAAAATGCGCTAGCAAAACGATTTGGCGATAACGCACACATTAACGTGACTTCGTTTAATCAAAAAGTATTGCTCACTGGCGAAGTGAAGGATGCCGATATTAAGGGTGAGGCAGGCGCTTATGTCAAGGCGATGAAAAATGCGCGCTCTGTATTTAATGAATTGGTTGTTGCGCCTAACAGTAGCTACACATCACGCGCAAATGATTCTTATCTCGAGTCTAAGATCAAAACACAAATGGTCTTTACAGACCAGTTACCGTCAAACTCTATGGTTATAGTGGCAGAAGGAAGTAGCGTCTATCTTATGGGCATCTTGACACAAAGCGAAGCTGACCTTGCTAAAAAAATTGCAAGTAATACGAATGGCGTAAAAGATGTTTACGTTTACTTCGACATCATTTCTGAAGCAGAAAAAGTTCGCCTAGAAAAGCAAGGTAAAGCAGATCAAACACAACCCAGTAGCCCTCCAAAATTTCAGTAA
- a CDS encoding c-type cytochrome — MLKKRVIVKIVFLFTTLAYFMPIAQANVEDENAFALAKQSACLGCHAVNKKVVGPSFQAVAEKYKNDSNAQVFLKNKIAKGGSGSWGVVPMPANSKLSDADLSTLTSWILRGAPNKN; from the coding sequence ATGCTAAAAAAGCGAGTGATTGTAAAAATTGTTTTTCTATTTACAACGCTCGCTTATTTCATGCCCATTGCGCAGGCGAATGTTGAAGATGAGAATGCATTCGCACTTGCAAAACAAAGCGCGTGCTTGGGATGTCATGCGGTGAATAAAAAAGTTGTGGGCCCTAGTTTTCAGGCTGTGGCAGAAAAATATAAAAACGATTCAAACGCCCAAGTATTTTTAAAAAATAAGATTGCTAAAGGGGGGTCTGGTTCTTGGGGTGTTGTGCCCATGCCTGCCAACTCAAAATTGAGTGATGCAGATTTATCTACATTAACGAGCTGGATCTTGCGTGGCGCACCTAACAAAAACTAA
- a CDS encoding GNAT family N-acetyltransferase: MHNKLANSHLPSSPYTAGQAVPVRELHAGYRQEILNHLLQLNDEDRRLRFGTQTPDEVIRHYVKGLDFNRDVIFGVFDLDLKLVGMAHLAYLPESIGEARAAEFGVSVLPEGRSQGLGTALLQRSAVHSRNTSIETLYVHCLANNKAMMHLAQKAGMTVEYAYGDADACLKLPPANPATIVEEAANEQWAGMDYALKESLKRSNQAWWWFLGRPGLAR, translated from the coding sequence ATGCACAATAAATTAGCGAATAGTCACTTACCTTCAAGCCCCTATACGGCCGGGCAGGCTGTACCTGTTCGCGAACTTCACGCCGGATATAGACAGGAAATATTGAATCATTTATTGCAACTAAATGATGAAGATAGACGTCTACGATTTGGCACTCAGACCCCTGATGAAGTGATTCGTCACTATGTAAAGGGCCTTGATTTCAATCGGGATGTCATTTTTGGTGTTTTCGACTTAGATCTGAAGCTTGTTGGCATGGCCCATTTAGCCTATTTGCCAGAGAGCATAGGCGAGGCACGAGCTGCTGAATTTGGCGTTTCTGTATTGCCAGAAGGGCGCTCTCAGGGCCTGGGCACAGCCTTGTTGCAACGCTCAGCTGTTCACTCACGTAATACCAGCATTGAAACTCTATATGTTCATTGTCTTGCTAATAACAAAGCCATGATGCATTTGGCGCAAAAGGCAGGGATGACAGTTGAGTACGCCTATGGCGATGCTGATGCTTGCCTTAAGCTGCCCCCAGCAAACCCCGCAACCATTGTGGAAGAGGCGGCCAATGAACAGTGGGCCGGTATGGACTACGCCTTAAAAGAAAGCCTGAAGCGCTCCAATCAAGCCTGGTGGTGGTTCCTAGGAAGACCTGGTCTAGCGCGCTAA
- the tuf gene encoding elongation factor Tu, which produces MAKEKFERTKPHVNVGTIGHVDHGKTTLTAAIATVLSKAFGGEAKAYDQIDAAPEEKARGITINTAHVEYETANRHYAHVDCPGHADYVKNMITGAAQMDGAILVCSAADGPMPQTREHILLARQVGVPYIIVFLNKCDMVDDEELLELVEMEVRELLSKYKFPGDDTPIIRGSAKLALEGDEGPLGKEAIMKLAEALDTFIPTPERAVDGAFLMPVEDVFSISGRGTVVTGRIERGIVKVGEEIEIIGIKPTLKTTCTGVEMFRKLLDQGQAGDNVGILLRGTKREEVERGQVLAKPGSITPHTHFTAEVYILGKDEGGRHTPFFNNYRPQFYFRTTDVTGSIELPKDKEMVMPGDNVSITVKLIAPIAMEEGLRFAIREGGRTVGAGVVAKILA; this is translated from the coding sequence ATGGCAAAAGAAAAATTCGAGCGGACAAAACCGCACGTAAACGTAGGCACCATCGGTCACGTTGACCACGGTAAAACCACATTGACAGCGGCAATTGCAACCGTGCTTTCTAAAGCATTCGGTGGCGAAGCTAAAGCATACGATCAGATCGATGCTGCTCCAGAAGAAAAAGCACGTGGTATTACGATTAATACTGCACACGTTGAGTACGAGACAGCAAACCGTCACTACGCACACGTGGATTGCCCAGGACATGCTGACTACGTTAAGAACATGATTACTGGTGCTGCTCAGATGGACGGCGCAATTTTAGTTTGCTCTGCTGCTGACGGCCCAATGCCACAAACTCGTGAACACATCCTCTTGGCACGCCAAGTGGGCGTTCCTTACATCATCGTGTTCCTGAACAAGTGCGACATGGTTGATGACGAAGAGTTGTTAGAGCTCGTAGAAATGGAAGTTCGTGAGCTTTTATCTAAGTACAAATTCCCTGGCGATGACACACCAATCATTCGTGGTTCTGCTAAGTTAGCCCTTGAAGGCGACGAAGGCCCATTGGGTAAAGAAGCCATCATGAAATTGGCTGAAGCTTTGGATACCTTTATTCCTACTCCAGAGCGTGCTGTTGACGGCGCGTTCTTGATGCCAGTAGAAGACGTGTTCTCTATCTCCGGTCGCGGTACTGTTGTGACTGGTCGTATCGAGCGCGGTATTGTTAAGGTTGGTGAAGAGATCGAAATTATCGGTATCAAGCCAACACTCAAGACAACATGTACTGGTGTTGAAATGTTCCGCAAATTGCTCGACCAAGGTCAAGCAGGCGATAACGTTGGTATCTTGTTACGCGGTACAAAACGTGAAGAAGTTGAGCGCGGCCAAGTATTGGCTAAGCCAGGTTCAATCACCCCACATACTCACTTTACAGCCGAGGTTTACATCTTGGGTAAAGACGAAGGTGGTCGTCATACTCCATTCTTTAACAACTATCGTCCACAGTTTTACTTCCGCACTACGGACGTAACTGGTTCAATCGAGTTGCCAAAAGACAAAGAAATGGTAATGCCTGGTGATAACGTTTCGATTACCGTAAAACTCATCGCTCCAATCGCGATGGAAGAAGGTTTACGTTTTGCGATCCGTGAAGGTGGCCGTACTGTTGGCGCCGGCGTGGTTGCAAAGATTTTGGCTTAA
- the secE gene encoding preprotein translocase subunit SecE, translated as MSHQTASHTEEKSGWVSGLAALIVVAALVLYYTLVDQSMLIRLAVLFGGIAAAVLIVAISPDGRRFIAYAKDSWYEVKKVVWPTRKETTQMTLVVFGFVLIMSLFLWIADKLIEWLVFSVFLGWK; from the coding sequence ATGTCTCATCAAACAGCAAGTCATACTGAAGAAAAAAGCGGCTGGGTCTCTGGACTCGCTGCTTTAATCGTTGTTGCGGCGTTAGTCTTGTACTACACGCTGGTAGATCAATCTATGTTGATTCGTCTCGCTGTTTTGTTTGGCGGTATTGCTGCTGCAGTTTTAATTGTGGCCATTTCACCCGATGGGCGTCGCTTTATTGCCTACGCAAAAGATTCTTGGTATGAAGTAAAAAAGGTTGTTTGGCCAACTCGTAAAGAGACCACCCAAATGACTCTAGTCGTATTTGGCTTTGTTCTGATCATGTCCTTATTTTTATGGATTGCAGACAAATTGATTGAATGGCTAGTTTTTTCAGTCTTTTTGGGCTGGAAGTGA
- the nusG gene encoding transcription termination/antitermination protein NusG has protein sequence MIDSEVATNPQATGNMRWYVIHAYSGMEKSVKRGLEERIARSGMPEKFGRILVPSEEVVEIKSGTKSVSERRFFPGYVLIEMEMTDESWHLVKNTPKVTGFVGGVRNRPSPISTAEVAKIMDQMQAGVDKPKPKTLFEVGEIVRVKEGPFVDFNGNIEEVNYEKSRLRVSVTIFGRGTPVELEFGQVEKM, from the coding sequence ATGATTGATTCTGAAGTAGCTACTAATCCACAAGCTACCGGCAATATGCGCTGGTATGTCATTCATGCTTATTCCGGAATGGAAAAAAGCGTGAAAAGAGGCCTTGAAGAGCGTATTGCTCGCTCTGGAATGCCTGAGAAATTTGGCCGTATTTTGGTCCCCTCCGAAGAGGTTGTGGAGATCAAGTCCGGCACCAAGTCAGTTTCTGAGCGCCGTTTCTTCCCAGGATATGTCCTGATCGAGATGGAAATGACCGACGAGAGCTGGCATTTAGTGAAAAACACGCCAAAAGTGACTGGTTTCGTAGGCGGCGTTCGTAATCGTCCAAGCCCTATTTCTACGGCTGAAGTAGCCAAAATCATGGATCAAATGCAGGCTGGGGTAGATAAGCCGAAGCCTAAGACCTTATTTGAGGTTGGCGAGATCGTGCGAGTTAAAGAAGGCCCATTTGTTGATTTCAACGGAAATATCGAAGAAGTCAACTATGAGAAGTCAAGATTGCGCGTTTCTGTTACAATTTTTGGCCGCGGTACCCCAGTTGAACTGGAGTTCGGTCAGGTAGAAAAGATGTAA
- the rplK gene encoding 50S ribosomal protein L11, translated as MAKKIIGFIKLQIPAGKANPSPPVGPALGQRGLNIMEFCKAFNAQTQSMEPGLPIPVVITAFADKSFTFIMKTPPATIMIKKAAKIEKGSPRPHTDKVGSITRAQAEEIAKAKMPDLTAADMDAAVRTIAGSARSMGITVEGL; from the coding sequence ATGGCAAAGAAGATTATTGGCTTTATTAAGCTGCAGATCCCTGCAGGTAAAGCAAATCCATCACCACCCGTAGGTCCAGCATTGGGTCAACGCGGTCTTAACATTATGGAATTCTGTAAGGCGTTCAATGCTCAAACTCAGAGCATGGAGCCTGGCCTGCCAATTCCAGTCGTGATTACAGCGTTCGCTGATAAGAGCTTCACATTCATTATGAAGACTCCACCAGCAACCATCATGATTAAGAAGGCTGCGAAGATTGAAAAAGGATCACCACGTCCTCATACCGATAAAGTGGGTTCAATTACTCGTGCTCAAGCGGAAGAAATCGCTAAAGCAAAAATGCCAGATTTGACAGCAGCTGATATGGATGCGGCTGTTAGAACAATCGCTGGTAGCGCCCGTTCCATGGGCATCACTGTGGAAGGTCTCTAA
- the rplA gene encoding 50S ribosomal protein L1, whose protein sequence is MTKLSKRVKAIQSKVDSNKFYSLDDALNLVKECATAKFDESIDVAVQLGIDAKKSDQVVRGAVVLPAGTGKHVRVAVFAQGEKAEQAKAAGAEIVGMEELAEQIKGGKIDFDILIASPDTMKIVGTLGQVLGPRGLMPNPKVGTVTPDVATAVKNAKAGQVQFRVDKAGIVHASIGRRSFEPTALKSNLLALLEALNKAKPPASKGIYLKKVAVSSTMGAGVRVDQASLQAAA, encoded by the coding sequence ATGACTAAATTATCTAAACGCGTTAAAGCAATTCAATCTAAAGTTGATAGCAACAAGTTTTATTCATTAGACGATGCATTGAACCTCGTTAAAGAGTGTGCAACTGCTAAGTTTGATGAGTCTATCGATGTTGCAGTTCAGTTGGGTATTGATGCTAAGAAATCTGACCAAGTTGTGCGTGGCGCAGTAGTGCTCCCAGCTGGTACAGGTAAGCATGTTCGCGTTGCTGTTTTTGCACAAGGCGAGAAGGCTGAACAAGCTAAAGCTGCTGGTGCAGAAATCGTCGGCATGGAAGAGCTTGCTGAACAAATTAAAGGCGGCAAAATCGATTTCGATATTTTGATCGCATCTCCAGACACAATGAAAATTGTTGGTACTTTAGGTCAGGTATTGGGCCCACGTGGTTTGATGCCGAATCCAAAAGTTGGAACAGTGACTCCTGACGTTGCTACTGCAGTTAAGAATGCAAAAGCTGGTCAAGTTCAGTTCCGTGTGGACAAAGCCGGTATCGTGCACGCAAGCATTGGTCGTCGTTCATTCGAACCAACTGCATTGAAGTCGAACTTGCTCGCATTGCTCGAGGCTTTGAATAAAGCGAAGCCACCTGCATCTAAGGGCATTTATTTAAAGAAGGTTGCCGTAAGCAGCACCATGGGTGCCGGCGTACGCGTAGACCAAGCATCGTTACAGGCAGCAGCTTAA
- the rplL gene encoding 50S ribosomal protein L7/L12 — translation MAITKEEIIDAVGSMSVMDLNDLVKAFEEKFGVSAAAMAVAGPAGAAGGAAAEEQTEFTVNLLEAGANKVSVIKAVREITGLGLKEAKDLVDGAPKPIKEAVDKKTAEEAKKKLDEAGAKSEIK, via the coding sequence ATGGCGATTACTAAAGAAGAAATCATTGATGCAGTAGGTAGCATGTCCGTTATGGATTTGAACGACTTGGTTAAGGCGTTCGAAGAGAAGTTTGGCGTTTCAGCTGCAGCGATGGCTGTTGCTGGTCCTGCTGGTGCAGCTGGCGGCGCTGCTGCTGAAGAGCAAACAGAATTTACCGTTAACTTGCTCGAAGCTGGCGCAAACAAGGTTTCAGTAATTAAGGCAGTTCGCGAAATTACTGGTCTTGGCCTCAAAGAAGCTAAAGACTTAGTTGATGGCGCACCAAAGCCAATCAAAGAAGCTGTTGATAAGAAGACAGCTGAAGAAGCTAAGAAAAAGCTTGACGAAGCAGGCGCTAAGTCAGAAATCAAGTAA